A window from Pseudomonas kribbensis encodes these proteins:
- a CDS encoding amino acid ABC transporter permease: protein MNYNWDWGVFFKSTGVGSETYLDWFISGLGWTIAIAVVAWIIALLLGSLLGIMRTVPNRIVAGIATCYVELFRNVPLLVQLFIWYFLVPDMLPQNLQDWYKQDLNPTTSAYLSVVVCLGLFTAARVCEQVRTGIQALPRGQESAARAMGFKLPQIYWNVLLPQAYRIIIPPLTSEFLNVFKNSSVASLIGLMELLAQTKQTAEFSANLFEAFTLATLIYFTLNMSLMLLMRMVEKKVSVPGLISVGGK, encoded by the coding sequence ATGAATTACAACTGGGACTGGGGCGTGTTCTTCAAGTCCACCGGCGTGGGCAGCGAGACCTATCTCGACTGGTTCATCTCCGGCCTGGGCTGGACCATCGCCATCGCCGTCGTGGCCTGGATCATCGCCCTGTTGCTGGGCTCGCTGCTGGGCATCATGCGCACCGTGCCGAACCGCATCGTGGCGGGCATCGCGACCTGCTACGTCGAACTGTTCCGCAACGTGCCGCTGCTGGTTCAGCTGTTCATCTGGTACTTCCTGGTACCCGACATGCTGCCGCAGAACCTGCAGGACTGGTACAAACAGGACCTGAACCCGACCACCTCGGCCTACCTGAGCGTTGTCGTGTGCCTGGGCCTGTTCACCGCCGCCCGGGTCTGCGAACAGGTTCGCACCGGTATCCAGGCGCTGCCGCGTGGCCAGGAATCCGCCGCCCGCGCCATGGGTTTCAAGCTGCCGCAGATCTACTGGAACGTGCTGCTGCCCCAGGCCTACCGGATCATCATTCCGCCGCTCACCTCGGAATTTTTGAACGTGTTCAAGAACTCCTCCGTGGCCTCGCTGATCGGTCTGATGGAACTGCTGGCGCAAACCAAACAGACCGCCGAGTTCTCCGCCAACCTGTTTGAAGCCTTCACCCTGGCGACCCTGATCTATTTCACCCTGAACATGAGCCTGATGCTGCTGATGCGCATGGTCGAGAAGAAAGTCTCCGTGCCCGGCCTGATCTCCGTGGGGGGTAAATGA
- a CDS encoding amino acid ABC transporter permease, with the protein MEFDFSGIVPAIPGLWNGMLMTLKLMALGVVGGIILGTILALCRLSHSKLLSNLAGAYVNYFRSIPLLLVITWFYLAVPFVLRWITGEDTPIGAFTSCIVAFMMFEAAYFCEIVRAGVQSIPKGQMGAAQALGMTYGQMMRLIILPQAFRKMTPLLLQQSIILFQDTSLVYTVGLVDFLNSARSSGDIIGRSNEFLIFAGVVYFIISFAASQLVKRLQKRFAV; encoded by the coding sequence ATGGAATTCGATTTCAGTGGCATCGTCCCGGCCATTCCCGGCCTGTGGAACGGCATGCTGATGACCCTCAAGCTGATGGCGCTGGGCGTGGTCGGCGGGATCATCCTCGGTACCATTCTTGCGTTGTGCCGTCTGTCCCACAGCAAACTGCTGTCGAACCTCGCCGGCGCCTACGTCAACTATTTCCGTTCGATCCCGCTGCTGCTGGTGATCACCTGGTTCTACCTGGCGGTGCCGTTCGTGCTGCGCTGGATCACCGGCGAAGACACCCCGATCGGCGCGTTCACCTCGTGCATCGTGGCCTTCATGATGTTCGAAGCGGCGTACTTCTGCGAAATCGTCCGGGCCGGCGTGCAGTCGATTCCCAAGGGCCAGATGGGCGCCGCCCAGGCACTGGGCATGACCTACGGCCAGATGATGCGCCTGATCATCCTGCCCCAGGCGTTCCGCAAGATGACCCCGCTGCTGCTGCAGCAGAGCATCATCCTGTTCCAGGACACCTCGCTGGTCTACACCGTGGGCCTGGTGGACTTCCTCAACTCCGCCCGCTCCAGCGGCGACATCATCGGACGCTCCAATGAGTTCCTGATCTTTGCCGGTGTCGTCTACTTCATCATCAGCTTTGCCGCCTCGCAGCTGGTCAAGCGTCTGCAAAAAAGGTTCGCCGTATGA
- a CDS encoding amino acid ABC transporter ATP-binding protein, protein MISIKNINKWYGDFQVLTDCSTEVKKGEVIVVCGPSGSGKSTLIKCVNALEPFQKGDIVVDGTSIADPKTNLPKLRSRVGMVFQHFELFPHLTITENLTIAQIKVLGRSKEEATKKGLQLLDRVGLSAHAHKHPGQLSGGQQQRVAIARALAMDPIVMLFDEPTSALDPEMVNEVLDVMVQLAHEGMTMMCVTHEMGFARKVADRVIFMDAGKIIEDCKKEEFFGDISQRSERAQHFLEKILQH, encoded by the coding sequence ATGATCTCTATCAAGAACATCAACAAGTGGTATGGGGACTTCCAGGTGCTGACCGATTGCAGCACCGAGGTCAAAAAGGGTGAAGTGATCGTGGTCTGCGGTCCGTCCGGTTCTGGCAAGTCGACCCTGATCAAGTGCGTCAACGCGCTGGAGCCGTTCCAGAAAGGCGACATCGTGGTCGACGGCACCTCGATTGCCGATCCGAAGACCAACCTGCCGAAACTGCGCTCGCGCGTCGGCATGGTGTTCCAGCATTTCGAGCTGTTCCCGCACCTGACCATCACCGAAAACCTGACCATCGCGCAGATCAAGGTGCTGGGCCGCAGCAAGGAAGAGGCGACCAAGAAAGGCCTGCAGCTGCTTGATCGTGTCGGCCTGTCGGCTCACGCCCACAAGCACCCGGGCCAACTGTCCGGCGGCCAGCAACAGCGTGTGGCGATTGCCCGTGCGCTGGCGATGGACCCGATCGTCATGCTGTTCGACGAACCGACCTCGGCGCTGGACCCGGAAATGGTCAACGAAGTGCTCGACGTGATGGTGCAGCTGGCCCACGAAGGCATGACCATGATGTGCGTGACCCACGAAATGGGCTTCGCCCGCAAAGTGGCCGACCGCGTGATTTTCATGGATGCCGGCAAGATCATCGAAGACTGCAAGAAGGAAGAGTTCTTCGGCGACATCAGCCAGCGCTCCGAACGCGCGCAGCATTTCCTCGAGAAAATCCTGCAGCACTAA
- a CDS encoding sensor histidine kinase produces the protein MKCDPNLYRATTPSLAVKPRLIRHLFLPPLIIILMVGLGYAGFWISERFGIRSLSENGQRQLELNARAVESEISKYTYLPSLLELESSVSQLLGDPTPEHRQTVNDYLEGLNRRSRSRAIYVMDTTGRVMATSNWRDVDSYLGEDLSFRAYFQKAVRGEPGRFYGIGSTNGEPGYYLAHGLEEHGKIIGVAVVKVRMEAMEERWQRARLEAFVSDENGIIILSSDPARRLKSVVPLSDETKEKLARSLQYYWFPLNELQPLARETLAEGVEKLTFPANSEVLPQQDRDEENISYLAQTRPLSDTPWNFTLLTPLQDLRREAINQGILVAVAFALVAFLLIAWNERRKVIATRLAAREALQEANNQLERRITERTADLRASNERLKSQIRERRQAEETLRRAQDELVQAGKLAAIGQMSTSIAHELNQPLAAMRTLSGNTVRFLERGQLDVASTNLKTINDLIDRMGRITASLRSFARRGDDKGRASLGKAVDAALQVLGARVEHASLQVHRQFIDEQVQIDQTRLEQILVNLIGNALDAMQAQPLPELWLEGEEFDGKYRLRVRDNGHGIDAEARKHLFEPFFTTKPGEQGLGLGLTLSASLAAATGGHLGVEHPASGGTTFVLSLPLVSPTPAEPI, from the coding sequence ATGAAATGCGACCCCAATCTCTATCGCGCAACCACGCCATCACTTGCCGTGAAACCCCGTCTGATCCGCCATTTGTTCCTGCCGCCGCTGATCATCATCCTGATGGTCGGACTGGGTTACGCCGGCTTCTGGATCAGTGAACGCTTCGGCATCCGCAGCCTCAGCGAAAACGGCCAGCGCCAGCTCGAACTGAACGCCCGCGCCGTCGAAAGCGAAATCAGCAAATACACCTACCTGCCCAGCCTGCTGGAACTCGAATCGAGCGTTTCGCAGTTGCTTGGCGACCCGACCCCGGAACACCGGCAAACGGTCAACGATTACCTGGAAGGCCTGAACCGGCGCAGCCGCAGTCGGGCCATCTATGTCATGGACACCACCGGCCGGGTCATGGCCACCAGCAACTGGCGCGACGTCGACAGTTACCTCGGCGAAGACCTGTCCTTCCGCGCCTACTTCCAGAAAGCCGTGCGTGGCGAACCCGGACGTTTCTACGGGATCGGCAGCACCAATGGCGAGCCCGGCTATTACCTGGCCCACGGCCTGGAAGAACACGGCAAGATCATCGGCGTCGCGGTGGTCAAGGTGCGCATGGAAGCCATGGAAGAGCGCTGGCAACGGGCGCGCCTGGAAGCCTTCGTCAGTGATGAGAACGGCATCATCATTCTCTCCAGCGACCCGGCCCGACGTTTGAAATCCGTAGTGCCGCTGAGCGACGAGACCAAGGAAAAACTCGCCCGCAGCCTGCAGTACTACTGGTTCCCGCTCAACGAGCTGCAACCGCTCGCCCGGGAAACCCTGGCCGAAGGCGTGGAGAAACTCACGTTCCCGGCCAACAGCGAAGTCCTGCCGCAACAGGACCGCGACGAAGAGAACATCAGTTACTTGGCACAGACCCGGCCATTGAGCGACACGCCGTGGAATTTCACCCTGCTCACGCCGTTGCAGGATCTGCGGCGCGAAGCGATCAATCAGGGGATTCTGGTGGCCGTGGCCTTTGCGTTGGTGGCGTTCCTGCTGATTGCCTGGAACGAGCGGCGCAAGGTCATCGCCACCCGCCTCGCCGCCCGGGAAGCCTTGCAGGAAGCCAACAATCAGCTGGAGCGTCGGATTACCGAACGCACCGCCGACCTGCGTGCCAGCAACGAACGGCTCAAGAGTCAGATCCGCGAACGCCGTCAGGCCGAAGAAACCCTGCGCCGGGCCCAGGACGAACTGGTGCAGGCCGGCAAACTTGCGGCCATCGGCCAGATGTCCACCAGCATCGCCCACGAACTGAATCAGCCATTGGCGGCGATGCGCACGCTGTCGGGCAATACCGTACGCTTTCTGGAGCGCGGCCAGCTGGATGTCGCCAGCACCAACCTCAAGACCATCAACGACCTGATCGACCGCATGGGCCGGATCACCGCCAGCCTGCGCTCGTTCGCCCGGCGCGGTGACGACAAGGGCCGCGCCAGCCTCGGCAAAGCGGTGGACGCGGCACTGCAAGTGCTCGGCGCCCGAGTCGAGCACGCATCCCTGCAAGTGCATCGTCAGTTCATTGATGAGCAAGTGCAGATCGACCAGACGCGACTGGAGCAGATTCTGGTCAACCTGATCGGCAACGCCCTCGACGCCATGCAGGCGCAACCGCTGCCGGAGCTGTGGCTGGAAGGCGAAGAATTCGACGGCAAATATCGCCTGCGGGTGCGCGACAACGGTCACGGTATCGACGCCGAAGCGCGCAAGCATCTGTTCGAACCGTTCTTCACCACCAAACCCGGCGAACAGGGTCTGGGCCTCGGCCTGACTCTTTCCGCCAGCCTGGCCGCCGCTACCGGCGGGCACCTGGGTGTCGAACACCCGGCCAGCGGTGGTACCACCTTCGTCCTCAGTTTACCGTTGGTAAGCCCTACTCCTGCCGAGCCAATATGA
- a CDS encoding sigma-54-dependent transcriptional regulator: MLGCQQALTLEDIPCIGVGSAEEALDRVGDNFAGIVISDIRLPGIDGLELLTRLKQRDRSLPVVLITGHGDISMAVGAMQKGAYDFMEKPFSPERLVDVARRALEQRSLAREVSSLRRQLAERDSLEGRIIGRSPAMQNLRELIANVADTSANVLIEGETGTGKELVARCLHDFSRRHTKQFVALNCGGLPENLFESEIFGHEANAFTGAGKRRIGKIEHADGGTLFLDEVESMPLPLQIKLLRVLQERTLERLGSNQSVAVDCRVIAATKSDLDESSKAGEFRSDLYYRLNVVTLELPPLRERREDILQLFEHFTQQSALRFDRALPELDNQTLSSLMSHDWPGNVRELRNVAERFALGLPAFKKSGAGSGGQGLAFAEAVEAFERNLLSDALQRSGGNLTQASLELGMAKTTLFDKVKKYGLSH; this comes from the coding sequence CTGCTCGGCTGCCAGCAGGCACTGACCCTGGAAGACATTCCCTGCATCGGCGTCGGCAGTGCCGAAGAAGCTCTGGATCGGGTCGGCGACAATTTCGCCGGCATCGTCATCAGCGACATCCGCCTGCCCGGCATCGATGGCCTGGAACTGCTGACCCGTCTCAAGCAACGGGACCGCAGCCTGCCGGTGGTCTTGATTACCGGTCACGGCGACATTTCCATGGCGGTCGGCGCGATGCAGAAAGGCGCCTACGACTTCATGGAAAAACCGTTCTCTCCCGAGCGGTTGGTGGACGTGGCCCGGCGTGCACTGGAGCAACGCAGCCTGGCCCGCGAAGTCTCGTCCCTGCGCCGGCAACTGGCCGAACGAGATTCCCTTGAAGGACGGATCATCGGACGCTCGCCGGCCATGCAGAACCTGCGCGAACTGATCGCCAACGTCGCCGATACCTCGGCCAACGTGTTGATCGAAGGCGAAACCGGGACCGGCAAGGAATTGGTTGCCCGTTGCCTGCATGACTTCAGCCGCCGCCACACCAAACAGTTCGTCGCGCTGAACTGCGGCGGCCTGCCGGAAAACCTGTTCGAAAGCGAAATTTTCGGCCACGAGGCCAACGCCTTCACCGGCGCCGGCAAGCGGCGCATCGGCAAGATCGAACACGCCGACGGCGGCACGCTGTTCCTCGATGAGGTGGAAAGCATGCCGCTGCCGTTGCAGATCAAACTGCTGCGGGTATTGCAGGAACGCACCCTCGAACGCCTCGGTTCGAACCAGAGCGTGGCGGTGGATTGCCGGGTGATCGCGGCGACCAAATCCGACCTCGACGAATCGAGCAAGGCCGGGGAATTTCGCAGCGACTTGTACTACCGCCTCAACGTGGTGACGCTGGAGCTGCCGCCCCTGCGCGAGCGCCGCGAAGACATCCTGCAACTGTTCGAACACTTCACCCAGCAATCGGCCCTGCGCTTCGACCGCGCACTGCCGGAGCTGGACAACCAGACCCTGTCCAGCCTGATGAGCCACGACTGGCCGGGCAACGTGCGCGAATTGCGCAACGTCGCCGAGCGCTTCGCCCTCGGTTTGCCGGCGTTCAAGAAGTCCGGCGCCGGCAGCGGCGGCCAGGGCCTGGCGTTCGCCGAAGCGGTGGAAGCCTTCGAACGCAACCTGCTCAGCGATGCCCTGCAGCGCAGCGGCGGCAACCTGACCCAGGCCAGCCTGGAGCTGGGCATGGCCAAGACCACGCTGTTCGACAAAGTGAAAAAATACGGCCTGAGCCATTAA
- a CDS encoding GlpM family protein — translation MFKAFLGAAVVVILAMLAKTKNYYIAGLVPLFPTFALIAHYIVGKGRSVDDLKTTIVFGMWSIIPYFVYLATLYVMVDRMRLEASLAVAAVAWLMAATVLVSVWVRLHA, via the coding sequence ATTTTCAAAGCCTTTCTGGGTGCGGCGGTGGTGGTGATCCTCGCCATGCTGGCCAAGACCAAAAACTATTACATCGCCGGTCTGGTGCCGCTGTTTCCGACTTTCGCCCTGATCGCCCACTACATCGTCGGCAAGGGCCGTTCGGTCGATGACCTGAAGACCACCATCGTGTTCGGCATGTGGTCGATCATTCCCTACTTCGTTTATCTGGCGACGCTGTATGTGATGGTCGACCGGATGCGCCTCGAAGCTTCGCTGGCCGTGGCAGCTGTCGCGTGGCTGATGGCGGCGACGGTGCTGGTCAGCGTCTGGGTCCGCCTGCACGCCTGA
- a CDS encoding arginase, whose translation MNILDLDHSLTGQASIARLLDSGRARRLDLLDLGPKLRLWSSERTFRRFAERLRERPRHNGPAPEIFFVGSGDYHHLTPAFLTDLPEPVSLIHFDNHPDWVHFAPRRHCGSWVNQALKLPNIERIVTLGPCSDDLQNPQIKGGNLGALKRGVLQLFPWQHPPSKVWGRVGDGAGHQQQENLLHWNNLADQDWTAFLDRMIASLPTQAVWITIDKDVLASEDAATNWDQGQMRLSHLLQAIRSLAASKRVIGIDICGEFARPAFSNAFKRWEAKSDQPPAERWSETDLLRNSATNQALIELFEELFP comes from the coding sequence TTGAATATTTTAGATCTCGACCACAGCCTGACCGGTCAGGCGTCCATCGCGCGGCTGCTCGACAGCGGCCGTGCCCGGCGCCTGGACCTGCTCGACCTCGGCCCGAAATTGCGGCTCTGGTCCAGCGAACGCACCTTCCGCCGGTTTGCCGAACGCCTGCGTGAACGGCCCCGGCACAATGGCCCGGCACCGGAAATCTTCTTCGTCGGCTCCGGCGACTATCACCATCTGACCCCGGCCTTCCTGACTGATCTGCCGGAGCCGGTGAGCCTGATCCATTTCGACAATCATCCTGACTGGGTGCACTTCGCGCCCCGCCGGCATTGCGGTTCGTGGGTCAATCAGGCGCTGAAACTGCCGAACATCGAACGCATCGTCACCCTCGGGCCGTGCAGCGACGACCTGCAAAATCCGCAGATCAAGGGTGGCAATCTCGGTGCCCTGAAACGCGGGGTGTTGCAGCTGTTCCCTTGGCAGCATCCGCCGTCGAAAGTCTGGGGCCGGGTCGGTGACGGCGCCGGCCACCAGCAACAGGAGAACCTGCTGCACTGGAACAACCTGGCCGATCAGGACTGGACGGCGTTTCTCGACCGGATGATCGCCAGCCTTCCGACCCAAGCCGTGTGGATCACCATCGACAAGGACGTGCTGGCCAGCGAAGACGCCGCGACCAATTGGGATCAGGGCCAGATGCGCCTCAGCCATTTGCTCCAGGCCATCCGCAGCCTCGCCGCCAGCAAGCGCGTGATCGGCATCGACATCTGCGGCGAGTTCGCCCGCCCGGCCTTCAGCAACGCGTTCAAACGCTGGGAAGCCAAGTCCGACCAGCCGCCGGCCGAGCGCTGGAGCGAGACCGATCTGCTGCGCAACTCGGCGACCAATCAGGCGCTGATCGAGTTGTTCGAGGAGCTGTTCCCATGA
- a CDS encoding EamA family transporter: protein MTLTVILLVAFSIVLDVIGQLCFKLGLDRLPELEGGFRLGAFWGQVFNAPLLWCGIGAYVIEFFVWLEALSRAPLSLLFPAAALAYCGVVLAGKLFLGETVSRRRWMGTLVITAGVMLVCVGHA from the coding sequence ATGACCTTGACCGTGATTCTGCTGGTGGCGTTTTCCATCGTGCTCGACGTGATCGGCCAGCTCTGCTTCAAGCTTGGCCTGGACCGTTTGCCGGAACTGGAAGGTGGTTTTCGGCTCGGTGCGTTCTGGGGCCAGGTGTTCAACGCACCGCTGCTGTGGTGCGGCATCGGCGCCTACGTGATCGAGTTTTTCGTCTGGCTCGAAGCCTTGTCCCGGGCGCCGCTGAGCCTGTTGTTCCCCGCCGCCGCGCTGGCGTATTGCGGCGTGGTGCTGGCTGGCAAACTGTTCCTTGGCGAGACCGTCAGCCGCCGTCGCTGGATGGGCACACTGGTGATTACGGCGGGCGTGATGCTCGTGTGTGTCGGCCATGCCTGA
- a CDS encoding EamA family transporter: protein MDWLHGRLGTVVLWALLIILESGGQIATKVGGDQLGQMDFTLQWLLSVAQAPGVLVAIACYIGAFFVWMLILRRSSLSLAFPLSSLVFVGVLLGSWLGLGEEISLLHWVGVAVIMGGIALLAEGEEN, encoded by the coding sequence ATGGATTGGCTGCACGGCCGCCTCGGCACCGTGGTGCTCTGGGCGTTGTTGATCATTCTGGAAAGTGGCGGGCAGATCGCGACCAAGGTCGGCGGCGATCAACTGGGGCAGATGGACTTCACCCTGCAATGGCTGCTCAGCGTCGCCCAGGCACCGGGTGTGCTGGTGGCGATTGCCTGCTACATCGGTGCGTTCTTTGTCTGGATGCTGATTCTGCGGCGCAGCAGCCTGTCCCTGGCATTTCCGCTCAGTTCGCTGGTGTTCGTCGGGGTGTTGCTGGGATCGTGGCTGGGGCTCGGTGAAGAGATCAGCCTGCTGCACTGGGTGGGTGTGGCCGTGATCATGGGCGGCATTGCGCTGCTGGCCGAGGGCGAGGAAAACTGA
- a CDS encoding fatty acid desaturase family protein encodes MARPAYRLLAHSLWDLIPVALGLAHFAFVVWLVLAFHALSWWALLPLALVYAVSLSWSINSISHNQIHNAYFTPAWLNRAFDLLLSVTIGFSQTLYRDIHNRHHRGNSDRPGADGKTIDPLSIYQRGKDGQPENPWAYTFLSFFRDDPKPIYDEMQRKRPADARWVKVEIGVTVAFYLGLAICDWRAVLVLLPFWYLGQALSSLNGYYEHFGGNPDSPIAWGVSAYSPLYNLLWMNNGYHAEHHYRPKMHWTRVKAFHRDIAGQQREAGVKDIPVAHGLGFLVAHRKD; translated from the coding sequence ATGGCTCGCCCTGCTTACCGTTTGCTGGCCCATTCGTTGTGGGACCTGATTCCCGTGGCCCTCGGACTGGCCCATTTCGCCTTCGTGGTGTGGCTGGTCCTGGCCTTTCATGCGTTGTCCTGGTGGGCACTGCTGCCGCTGGCGCTGGTGTATGCGGTGAGCCTGTCATGGAGCATCAACAGCATTTCCCACAACCAGATCCACAATGCCTACTTCACCCCGGCATGGCTCAACCGCGCCTTTGACTTGTTGCTGTCGGTGACCATCGGTTTCTCCCAGACCCTCTACCGCGATATCCACAACCGCCATCACCGGGGCAACTCGGACCGGCCGGGGGCGGATGGCAAGACCATCGATCCGTTGTCGATCTATCAGCGCGGCAAGGATGGTCAACCCGAGAATCCCTGGGCCTACACCTTCCTGAGCTTCTTTCGCGACGACCCCAAGCCGATCTACGACGAGATGCAGCGCAAGCGTCCCGCGGATGCGCGCTGGGTCAAGGTGGAGATCGGTGTGACAGTGGCGTTCTATCTGGGGCTGGCGATCTGTGACTGGCGGGCGGTGCTGGTGCTGTTGCCGTTCTGGTATCTGGGTCAGGCGCTGTCTTCGCTCAACGGTTACTACGAGCATTTCGGCGGCAACCCGGATTCGCCCATCGCCTGGGGCGTCAGCGCCTACAGCCCGCTCTACAACCTGCTATGGATGAACAACGGCTACCATGCCGAGCATCACTACCGGCCGAAAATGCACTGGACCCGGGTCAAGGCGTTTCACCGGGACATCGCCGGGCAACAGCGGGAGGCGGGGGTGAAGGATATTCCGGTGGCCCATGGCCTCGGATTTCTGGTGGCGCATCGCAAGGATTGA
- a CDS encoding MipA/OmpV family protein encodes MMRKTLFLFAALGAFSVSAMADGITGEAGLGLGYQPHDPSGSRYETRPIPYLDLDWGDVSLSTDDGLTWSALKTNGFSAGPYVNYLPGRTSNGELRGLRDVPDMAEAGGFVQYAPADFWRVFASVGQAIGGNGGQGGVLGRVGGEIGYPLGGGVIGSSNLTAHFANARQNNTFFGVSDKEALASGIRAYNAGGGLQNIALTQSFEFPLGPQWSLVTSASWIHLTGSAADSSIVKSVGDTNQGEVQMAIAYKFK; translated from the coding sequence ATGATGAGGAAGACACTGTTTTTATTCGCAGCGCTGGGCGCTTTCTCAGTCAGCGCCATGGCGGATGGCATCACCGGGGAGGCGGGCTTGGGCCTGGGTTATCAGCCTCACGACCCGAGTGGCAGCCGTTATGAAACACGGCCGATACCGTATCTGGATCTGGACTGGGGCGACGTCAGCCTCAGTACCGACGACGGCCTGACCTGGAGCGCCTTGAAGACCAACGGCTTCAGCGCCGGCCCTTATGTGAATTACCTGCCGGGCCGCACGTCCAACGGCGAACTGCGCGGCTTGCGCGATGTGCCCGACATGGCCGAGGCCGGTGGCTTCGTGCAGTACGCGCCGGCCGACTTCTGGCGGGTGTTCGCCTCCGTCGGCCAGGCCATCGGCGGCAATGGCGGGCAGGGCGGCGTGCTCGGTCGGGTCGGTGGCGAGATCGGTTATCCACTGGGCGGCGGCGTGATCGGCAGCAGCAATCTGACCGCGCATTTCGCCAATGCCCGGCAGAACAACACGTTCTTTGGTGTCAGCGACAAGGAAGCCCTGGCGTCCGGCATCCGTGCCTACAACGCCGGCGGTGGCCTGCAGAACATCGCGCTGACCCAGAGCTTCGAGTTCCCGCTCGGGCCGCAATGGTCGCTGGTGACCAGCGCGAGCTGGATTCACCTGACCGGTTCGGCAGCCGACAGCAGCATCGTCAAGAGCGTCGGCGATACCAATCAGGGCGAGGTGCAGATGGCAATCGCCTATAAATTCAAGTAA
- a CDS encoding HAD-IB family phosphatase, whose amino-acid sequence MIDWHIVCDFDGTITRTDVIDSILERFADPSWETIENQWLAGEIGSRECLSRQLSLVKATPGQLLDFFDSIEIDPDFPDFVDHAIGLGASFEVVSDGIEQGIARILSRNYVTLLPILANRLRQLDHESWRIDFPHSSDACRAASGNCKCKSTPGNKRVLVIGDGQSDMCVSSTADFVFAKGRLAEYCERNAIPYARFDSFAELPALLALLPKASAANATAFNSDTFNTETQELFHHV is encoded by the coding sequence ATGATTGACTGGCATATCGTGTGTGATTTCGACGGGACCATCACCCGCACCGACGTGATCGACAGCATTCTCGAACGCTTCGCCGACCCGAGTTGGGAAACGATCGAAAACCAGTGGCTGGCCGGTGAAATCGGTTCCCGTGAATGCCTCAGCCGCCAGCTCTCGCTGGTCAAGGCCACGCCCGGCCAATTGCTGGACTTCTTCGACAGCATCGAGATCGATCCGGACTTCCCCGACTTCGTCGACCACGCCATCGGCCTGGGCGCTTCGTTCGAAGTGGTCAGCGACGGCATCGAGCAAGGCATCGCGCGGATCCTGTCGCGCAACTACGTGACCCTGCTGCCGATCCTCGCCAACCGCCTGCGACAGCTCGATCACGAAAGCTGGCGCATCGACTTCCCGCACTCCAGCGACGCCTGCCGTGCGGCCTCCGGCAACTGCAAATGCAAATCCACGCCGGGCAACAAACGCGTGCTGGTGATCGGCGACGGCCAGTCCGACATGTGCGTGTCGTCCACCGCCGACTTCGTCTTCGCCAAGGGCCGCCTCGCCGAGTACTGCGAACGCAACGCGATCCCTTACGCCCGCTTCGACAGCTTTGCCGAACTCCCGGCGCTGCTGGCCCTGCTGCCAAAAGCCAGCGCCGCCAACGCCACCGCTTTCAATTCCGACACCTTCAATACCGAAACCCAGGAACTCTTCCACCATGTCTGA